CATCGTCATTTACTTCAACCTTTTCAAGCTCCCGTAATTTTTCCAAAACATAATAAACACGAAATTCATTCTCAGCGTACTTCCTGTAAACCTTTTCCATCTTTTTAATATTTTCCTGTCCGCCAGCTTGCGGATGATTTCTATTTTCGGATTGATTTACCATTTTTGAGACATAATCATTAACTATTGACTCAGGCAATTCAAATGGATTTACTTCAATGATTCTTTGTAAAATTAATGAACTTTTTTTGTTCTCATTTCTGATTTTAACCTGTTCATCAAATCCCTTTTTTATTTCTGCTTTTAAATCTTTTAAGGATTTATAATCTCCAACATCCTTTGCAAATTCATCATCTAAGGCTGGCAGTTCAATCTTCTTAATAGAGTTTATTTTAAGGGATACTTTTATTTCAGTGAGTTTTTCTTCAGGTTTTCCCGTTCTCCGTAGTCCCACCCCGCTTAAATCGGGGGTCTTCGGGACGAAGGATGAAGTTGGAGAAAGTTCAATGGTAGTATCTATAACATCTCCTAATTTAGCACCTGTAAGGTCCTTATCAAATTTTTCTCCAAAATTTTTAGTTCCGAGCCTGTAAGAAATTTCTTCTTGCTTTGAAACTTTTTTATCATCATATTTTTCAACTTGATAATATATCAAATCATTAACTTCTGCTGAGGATTCTTTATCAATAATTTTTGCATAGGTTTGCTGTAATCTTTTCAGTTCATTTTCTATCATCATTTTA
This Candidatus Cloacimonadota bacterium DNA region includes the following protein-coding sequences:
- the tig gene encoding trigger factor, with the protein product MIKSNLEKLSECKRKLNIVISKETANKDYQSTVRKYRSYAILPGFRKGKAPISMIESIYKQQIKAGYLEEYIPKYYRQALLELEKEKIFPINQGALENFDWSPGEDLKIDFKFEVKPDVELKKYRDFEIPFKPEKVTKMMIENELKRLQQTYAKIIDKESSAEVNDLIYYQVEKYDDKKVSKQEEISYRLGTKNFGEKFDKDLTGAKLGDVIDTTIELSPTSSFVPKTPDLSGVGLRRTGKPEEKLTEIKVSLKINSIKKIELPALDDEFAKDVGDYKSLKDLKAEIKKGFDEQVKIRNENKKSSLILQRIIEVNPFELPESIVNDYVSKMVNQSENRNHPQAGGQENIKKMEKVYRKYAENEFRVYYVLEKLRELEKVEVNDDEIENEIKKAANSMNMDIEQYKKLYKKQINKDAIKMNLINEKILKNIENTVRFV